Genomic window (Streptomyces cadmiisoli):
CGCCCGCGGTGATCGCCGTCGCCGCCCTGCGGCCGCGCTGATCCCTGGAGGAACCCGTTGCCGGAATGGCTTGTTCTCACCCTCGCAATGCTGGCCGCCTGCACCGTGGTGGTCGTCATCACCCTCCTGCGCAACCGCACGGCGTCCGAGGACGAGGATCCCTCCGAGACACCCGACGTCATCGAGTACATGACCATGTGGATCGGCGTGGTCTACGCCATCGTCCTCGGCCTGGCCATCGCCGGCGTCTGGGAGGCCCGCAATGTCGCCCAGGACCAGGTACGGGCGGAGGCGCAGGCGCTGCACGAGATCACGGAGCGGGTGCGGGTCTACCCCGCCGACGTCCGTGACCGGATCCGCGCCGATGTCAACGACTATGTCGGACACGTGGTGCACACCGAGTGGAAGGCGATGGCCGACACCGGCAAGGTCACCGATCGCGGCACCGAGCTGCTGAACCGTATCCGCACGGACGTCACGGACTACGAGCCGCGCACGGACTTCCAGGCGCAGGCCTACCAGCCGCTCATCGACCAGGTGGCCGCGGCCGACCAGGCGCGCACCGCGCGCGCGGACTCGACGGAGCCGACCATGCCGGGCGTCGTCTGGTTCGGCCTCGTGGTGGGGGCCGTGGTGACCGTCGGAATGGTCCTGGCCCT
Coding sequences:
- a CDS encoding DUF4239 domain-containing protein, producing MPEWLVLTLAMLAACTVVVVITLLRNRTASEDEDPSETPDVIEYMTMWIGVVYAIVLGLAIAGVWEARNVAQDQVRAEAQALHEITERVRVYPADVRDRIRADVNDYVGHVVHTEWKAMADTGKVTDRGTELLNRIRTDVTDYEPRTDFQAQAYQPLIDQVAAADQARTARADSTEPTMPGVVWFGLVVGAVVTVGMVLALQIRRTPRELILAGVFSALIAFLLFLIWDFDSPYGRGIAASAEPFINLFPDAKG